The following proteins are encoded in a genomic region of Desulfosporosinus youngiae DSM 17734:
- a CDS encoding Asp23/Gls24 family envelope stress response protein — protein MGKEIINHLGKIEISEEVISTIAGATAVECYGLVGMASRKITDGVADLLGRENLARGVVVTVKDNEVVIDLYIIVGYGVKISEVAASVMERVRYTTEKLTGLNVSQVNVNVKGVRVLE, from the coding sequence ATGGGAAAAGAAATTATTAATCATTTGGGCAAAATTGAAATCTCTGAAGAAGTCATTTCCACGATAGCAGGTGCTACAGCGGTCGAGTGTTACGGTTTGGTCGGTATGGCCTCACGCAAAATTACAGATGGAGTTGCCGATTTGCTGGGACGGGAGAATTTGGCCCGGGGTGTGGTGGTCACAGTTAAAGACAATGAAGTTGTGATAGATCTTTATATTATCGTTGGATATGGGGTTAAGATTTCTGAAGTCGCCGCTAGTGTTATGGAACGCGTTCGTTATACAACTGAGAAGCTCACGGGATTAAACGTGTCCCAAGTGAATGTGAACGTAAAAGGGGTTCGCGTTTTAGAGTAG
- a CDS encoding IS1634 family transposase, with the protein MFVKVTPRTKGGKTYYFAELVEAYREGGKVKHKRILYFGSVDLEIAEKLKIVFSKDFDSFTNINKVDFLSAVPYGSFFLIHSIFERLKMFPLFKKHFVSKDKHITIDTALTCLMTMIFQRIIQPDSKLALTEWLDATPVRHFLLDGEKVPDLQTIYRSLEVLNDNYPVVEQCLYDFAKLVFHQNMQELYYDITSSYFEGHQCIISDYGYSRDHRGDREQLVIGLVTTPDGFPIKCNIYSGNTSDKTTVPRIVEELKNTYQIKEFIFVGDRGMLSDKNIKAIIGLEQKYVMAIPRAWSKKYLIDIAIDETQMQEIQDNLFVRFLPPIDGQRFLLCLNTQKRTDDTEYRNHCIEAIKEGLNTLNKTLIEDKKSRIKTRDEAMKKVGAILKQNKTGKYFDVQGKEDTNSPLGFVLEYSLKSDKVESDQRLDGTFVIQTNEQGYEGEKLVKIYKNLNKVETAFRIIKNDLDIRPMYHRKEARVKGHIYVCVLAYFTIIALETIAHRKNVKKSARKILSELNKIGLIEILLPTGEKRYSLTTIGKDQRRLLNTYDIKKIGLPDVV; encoded by the coding sequence TTGTTTGTAAAAGTTACGCCACGTACCAAGGGCGGGAAAACTTATTATTTTGCCGAATTAGTTGAGGCTTACCGCGAAGGCGGCAAGGTAAAACATAAACGAATTTTATACTTTGGTAGTGTAGACCTAGAGATTGCTGAAAAACTTAAAATTGTATTCTCTAAGGATTTTGATTCGTTTACCAACATTAATAAAGTGGATTTTTTGAGTGCAGTACCCTATGGTTCCTTTTTCTTGATTCACTCTATCTTTGAAAGACTTAAGATGTTCCCTCTTTTTAAGAAACACTTTGTTTCAAAGGATAAACATATTACGATTGACACGGCATTAACCTGCCTGATGACCATGATTTTTCAGCGTATTATTCAACCCGATAGTAAATTGGCTTTGACGGAGTGGCTCGATGCTACTCCCGTTCGCCATTTTCTTCTCGATGGTGAGAAGGTCCCTGATCTACAAACGATTTACCGTTCTCTTGAGGTTTTAAACGATAATTATCCTGTCGTAGAGCAGTGTCTTTATGATTTTGCCAAATTAGTTTTCCACCAGAACATGCAGGAGCTTTACTACGATATTACCAGTTCTTATTTTGAAGGTCATCAATGTATCATCTCAGACTACGGGTATTCTCGTGACCACAGAGGTGATCGGGAACAACTTGTTATCGGCCTAGTTACTACCCCGGACGGGTTTCCAATTAAATGTAACATCTACTCGGGTAATACTTCCGATAAAACGACTGTGCCAAGAATTGTGGAGGAACTAAAGAATACCTACCAGATCAAAGAATTCATTTTTGTCGGGGATAGAGGAATGTTAAGCGACAAAAATATTAAAGCGATTATCGGCCTGGAACAGAAATACGTTATGGCGATTCCGAGGGCCTGGAGCAAGAAATACCTCATAGATATTGCTATCGATGAAACTCAGATGCAGGAGATTCAGGACAATCTCTTTGTTCGGTTTTTGCCTCCCATTGATGGTCAAAGGTTCCTGTTATGTCTAAATACTCAGAAGAGAACTGATGATACAGAGTACCGAAATCATTGTATAGAGGCTATTAAAGAAGGGCTCAATACCTTAAACAAGACCTTAATTGAGGATAAAAAAAGCCGTATTAAGACACGCGATGAAGCGATGAAAAAGGTCGGCGCGATCTTAAAGCAAAACAAAACAGGCAAATATTTTGATGTTCAAGGCAAAGAAGACACTAACAGCCCCTTAGGATTTGTTTTGGAGTACAGTCTAAAATCGGATAAAGTAGAATCGGATCAACGTCTGGACGGTACGTTTGTCATTCAAACGAATGAACAGGGTTACGAGGGCGAGAAGCTTGTCAAAATATACAAAAACCTAAATAAGGTTGAGACGGCTTTTCGCATCATTAAGAATGACTTAGATATTCGACCGATGTATCATAGGAAAGAAGCGAGGGTCAAAGGACATATCTATGTCTGTGTATTAGCTTATTTTACAATTATTGCGCTTGAAACCATTGCCCATCGGAAGAATGTGAAGAAATCGGCACGTAAGATCTTAAGCGAATTAAATAAGATTGGCTTGATAGAAATTCTTCTTCCCACTGGAGAAAAAAGATATTCCTTGACGACGATTGGTAAAGACCAACGACGATTACTTAATACCTATGACATTAAAAAGATCGGACTGCCAGATGTAGTCTAG
- the rpmB gene encoding 50S ribosomal protein L28 gives MANVCAVCAKGVVTGFQVSHSHIRTKRTWKPNLQNVRAIVNGTPTRIKVCTRCLRSGKVQRAI, from the coding sequence ATGGCTAATGTTTGTGCTGTATGCGCTAAAGGAGTAGTTACTGGATTTCAAGTCAGCCACTCTCATATACGGACAAAACGTACTTGGAAACCAAACTTACAAAATGTTCGTGCGATTGTGAACGGCACCCCTACCCGGATTAAAGTTTGCACCAGATGCTTGCGTTCCGGTAAAGTTCAACGCGCAATCTAA
- the hslO gene encoding Hsp33 family molecular chaperone HslO, whose protein sequence is MQHDELWIGTMLEGNARWVLVKSTDTVEEARRRHGMSPLATAALGRSMTGALVLASSLKGEENVTLRLLGDGPLGGVVAVGNARGEVRGYVREPLVDLPLKASGKLDVGTAVGRGELTVSRSLQNGEVYTGMVPLVSGEIAEDLVHYLLSSEQIPSAMLLGVLVEKDYHVAGAGGLLIQPLPGAPEEDIQAIENQLGRLQTGISELVAQSESMEELLSHLLGKLPYHVLERRPVGFTCMCSKERLSGTLVSLGKKEIADLISDGKAEMVCHFCNEHYQFSMDELQEIWERA, encoded by the coding sequence ATGCAACATGATGAACTGTGGATTGGGACTATGCTTGAAGGAAATGCCCGTTGGGTTCTGGTGAAGTCGACGGATACGGTGGAGGAAGCCCGGAGACGTCATGGGATGTCTCCCCTTGCAACTGCTGCGCTGGGAAGGTCGATGACTGGGGCTCTTGTTTTAGCCAGTTCCCTGAAAGGGGAAGAGAATGTTACTTTGCGTTTATTAGGCGACGGCCCTTTAGGAGGAGTAGTTGCTGTTGGAAATGCGCGGGGTGAGGTGCGGGGATATGTCCGGGAACCTTTGGTGGATTTACCCCTTAAGGCTTCTGGTAAACTTGATGTGGGTACAGCAGTCGGGCGCGGAGAATTGACCGTCAGCCGAAGCTTGCAGAATGGCGAGGTTTATACGGGAATGGTTCCTTTGGTTAGCGGGGAGATTGCTGAGGATCTGGTGCATTATTTATTATCCTCTGAACAGATTCCTTCTGCCATGCTATTAGGGGTATTGGTAGAAAAAGATTATCATGTGGCCGGAGCCGGCGGGCTCTTGATTCAGCCTTTGCCCGGGGCGCCTGAAGAGGATATTCAAGCTATTGAAAACCAGCTCGGAAGGCTGCAGACAGGAATTAGTGAATTGGTCGCCCAGAGTGAATCTATGGAGGAGTTATTGAGTCATTTGCTGGGGAAGCTCCCTTATCATGTTTTAGAGCGGCGTCCGGTTGGGTTTACCTGTATGTGTTCAAAAGAACGCTTGAGTGGAACGTTGGTTTCATTAGGTAAAAAAGAAATAGCAGACCTGATCTCGGATGGGAAAGCCGAGATGGTTTGCCATTTTTGCAACGAACATTATCAGTTTAGCATGGATGAGCTTCAGGAGATTTGGGAGAGGGCATGA